The Faecalibacterium sp. I3-3-33 DNA window CAAGGTTGTCGGCTGACCCTGTGCCAGATCGGCAGCCGACAGCAGATCGTCAGTCAGCATGTTGCGGCAGCGCCGGAGTTCTGTTACCGGCTCCTGCGCTACTTGTGTGAAAATGGAGTTCAGCCGGAGCTCTGGCGGGATGCGGTCACAGACCTGACAGCTGCCGGGCTGGTAGGCGAGAAAGGCGGCGCATGGCGTGAACAGTGAGCGAACAGCCCAACTGCAAGTCGCCCTTGCAAGCTATGACCTGAGGGAGCTGCGTGTCCAGAAGCGTTATTTGCAGGAGCAGGGAACCGCCATCGTATGCACCTGCTTTTGCAGCGGCGAAAAGCTGCTGGCACAGCTGCGGCAGGGTGTCCGTTACGATGCCGTGGTGCTTTGCAGCGAGCTGACGGACTTGTCCGCAGAGCAATTTATCCGGCAGCTGTACCAGTTGAAGGAGCGGCCGACGCTGCTCGTACAGAGCCATGGCCGCAGCAGCGGCACGGCGTTGCAAAAGCTCCGCGAGGGGTGCTACTGCGTAGAGGGCACCGAGCTGAAAAGGCTGCTGTGGCAGCTTTACCGGATG harbors:
- a CDS encoding sporulation initiation factor Spo0A C-terminal domain-containing protein encodes the protein MNSERTAQLQVALASYDLRELRVQKRYLQEQGTAIVCTCFCSGEKLLAQLRQGVRYDAVVLCSELTDLSAEQFIRQLYQLKERPTLLVQSHGRSSGTALQKLREGCYCVEGTELKRLLWQLYRMPERQNRQLEQRCSQLYAAWGIPQGDVNAGYLSGAVSIACSTSQKLAIRKEILQAVSEQFDTSVAAVESGIRRMVDQLEEKPTPAWLAFKADTRLGSGKPTTGKLIYAVRDVVLRQKSP